tttacatgtgactAAATACAAatttgtccacagacatggtaactaacgtatgatagtaagcattattggcccttagattataattgttttatcttaggttgaacagaacattcagtgtaagagtgttggccaacataataatctaaataaacaagaacctggattcggggattcagtctgtatctgggggacgagacagacgaacagcaaaacacccatggaaacaaaggtgtttatatggttgcaaccaagcaagtattacgtagttcttcaaggaaagtggtcaaatccaaaggaatagctttaaagagactttatttagtattaagtattttcggtatggtaaactgatactctgaagcaaggagagattgaagatgtgtctaagcacgtgcgagggttctcctagctgatcaatagacctatAACCCTGTCCAATAGCTACCGGGAGAATTCTGAAGACATGCTCGATCtgtgggtgtgttcgaaaccgcctacttgcttactgcttactacctactaaatatttggcttacttctcgaatccttaaataatgattgagtattccatttgagtaatcgacgttcagaagaccgtccttacttaaccacctcagatgacgtgaatcaaatgacgtgtcaataacctaccgaccgggcgccgttaataaacattataaataaatatataaacgtcacatttaacgtcatagtacaccttcaacctaaggatttgcggtgatatgttaaaacaattgttaaacaattattaaaagcactgctgctgcggctccccgtttagcgccattgcttccactgttcttttgaatagacgcagtgcattctggggcagtttagtacgtctagtaagctagcgatgcttactcaaaatctttccggaagtagaagacattcggatactactcgcttacctaaactcgcttactaagttctcgcttactcaatttgacgtcatagttagtaggagtagtaagcaagtaggcctacgcggtttcgaacacacccggAATGTTGTTATGTCTGAACAGCGCggcccggaagtagtgggaggagctgGTGTGGTCTCGGCttcctcgcctggtctgtggtgctgccttctgtggctaaagtatttattgcagccttcagtaaggtcttgctccccttgtggctatgtatagtatttacggcttatatgtttggtcctactccctagtggttaagtgagggaaatacagcttgtgttcttaaaatacgtaacacaagctagaaacatacagggctcacaacaaaacggtcgagaaaacaatttttacagggctcacaacaaaatggttgagcaaacacatttgtacagagactatcaacatcaagaataccacgaagactaaagttcacccaagggtactttcaatttcaaaagcaacacggccaagtcgacgtctgatttgcagtcttctttttctttcagttcacgctattcctgaaaagcttgcccaacgtttactcgtttctggcctctctgtcggtcagtctcccttttctcttcttctgttcctccgacattgggtttctctgtctctttttagtcggctgatctatgatgaatgtaacaatcctgccgcgtttccactgcagggtgcggaacggatcggatcgcaaaggtgcggtagggagggggcggtatagcccagggccccgtttcccgatatcgatggatcttcgctcgtaagatggttcgaaagatggatctttcgaaccatcgataatttctttggagcgtttcccgaaactcctcttaacgtgaacgcgcattcgctgcactcaagacgatcgtaggattgtaggctacctgtccactgacatggtgctgaaacgggctatgacgcaggaggagacgcaggaatgtcggaggaaaatggggttaaaaagggttaaaatatctccccatcaaggccaaccgcagagtagcctacgaaaagaatagattgcaataatatgaatgctaaagatattaaaacacaattgattaagcctaggccgacatatatatcagtccagtcctaatcctgagcgcacgatcgggaagtggaagttgcgctttagatgccttcacaagtccagcggagggctcaagttttcgccggccaaatGCTGCGATaagtgtgacagctatgttgcacaacattgcagctaaggccggggtagctttggttgaaccggaggacattgaggacgatgacgacgaggaagatcggtgtaaggacggcctccctcataactacgcggctggttttcatgcacgtcgaagagtgattgagacttttttttaaccccctccaccctcccacatgtcactaaacattcccgtcaacgtgaccaatccccaccatatcccagccttttgcctgctcctttgcattttttttttttttaatatattttatatttttattattattataatttttttttttttacattattttaggctacgttttatgagtagcctatgtcagtctgcacaaatcccccctgcacaaaagatgctttcgggaaacggtgtgaaaactgtacgattcTCGTACGaaccactctgcgatccacttaggctaaagatgctttcgggaaacggggcccagctcagttccaaggtcacgtttccactgccgacagtaccctttgtggtaggccggatgtcgatcgctgcggcagctacgtaaacatcgtaaacaacgtcttcctccccaagaatgcagacgaacttctccacctccttgttcgcccaagcaagcgttttacgcttgtgtagcaagcgttttacgcatgttaattgtaaagaataatacctcgaggctactgtttgtttgtttttatccccgcgtcacccggaagtgatgattctgtcgaccaatcaacggagggggtgtgtagctagaatttcccgggaccctttcaggcgtctcgtctcgttttcggtaccccaacggaggagtcccgagaacgaggccggaacgggtacggcaaagtccgggtcacgcccacttttggcggaggaaacgcgacccgatccgcacctttgcgatccgatccgttccgcaccctgcagtggaaacgcgccatccccttagttacttgtgtttatatcgagccggttccgtgtttggtggtctgtgccgtaaagcaattcgttacttcgcgagacccgagactcccgccaagatgcgcaagggggagtcgaaacaacgaacaatcgaacaaaaatggataatagaaccatcgcaatgactcttagcctgttatattaaggtaaatcaagccaaaaaagtgcgctttttccttggagaggtgacatggggcaatgacacacccaccaaacgacccagaaatggttgcagaaccatcagaataactctcaaccagcataattaatgtaattttggctaaaaaagttgcatagtgggcctttaaatagcggcccaaattggtgggcgctatcctggtaatttctctgcgtgagaaatacgaattGTGGCGTGTGCATTTGTTGAATTCATGGGGCAAGCCccaggaatctcccacttccaGCTTCTatgaaagagaaccaaactaattcacacaatagccttcatgcaaatctagcattaaaggtaagtttaaggaagttctctccagtcacgctgaaagtAGTTCGatagtagtagcgctttaatttgcagtgtcagagaattctgagaaatctGAAATGCTGACTAAATTCTCTATTCTCTAATTATTGCGCGCTTCCATACCGCTCTAgattcccccacccccacacagatTTTTTCCTTTAGAAACCAATGGTGGAAACCGATACGCCCTCTTAACCACAAAATGTTTGAGTCACTTCTATGggagtaaatctgtgccatcggattttgaaaataaatagcCATTGaactctaagcactgaatatttatgcatttaaaTAACGTATTTGGATTTGAATTGAACTcctattcagctttatttttcaatgttaaaaattcaaaatcaaagatTCAACGTCAAAAACTTCAAGTGGGGACGTTGATTACGTTGAAATtcaaatccagatacgttatttcaatgcaacCAAAatgggaatatatatatatatatatttttttttacttgaattTGTAATagacagatttttatatttatagatagatagatagatagatagatagatagatagatagatagatagatagatagatagatagatagatagatagatagatagatagatagatagatagatagatagagataaagCTTGctcgattgattgattgattgattgattgattgattgattgattgattggttgattgacaGATAGGCCTAGATCAAATTAAACTAGAAAATGCCTGAAATGTGGTGAGTGCTTTAGTACAAAgggaggttgaaaatattttttaataaagcaagccacatagattaagccataaagaaacgttaaatggcttaaatcaagtgaagggattggaacaaaagttcaaaagtctaaatggagcaaacaatgtaaacatgcacaccatttaagaaaaagtaaatggttggaaacaaataaagtgaatgaatgaaaagcgaaaagcattgctaaaaatgcagaaatgtaaaatgaattgaactgaagaatttgaagtgtcaaatgtattgccctgtactgtgtgcgtgtgtgtgtgtgtgtgtgtgtgtgtgtgtgtgtgtgtgtgtgtgtgtgtgtgtgtgtgtgtgtgtgtgtgtgtgtgtgtgtgtgtgtgtgtgtgtgtctttaagggAACAGCGAGCCgaaaccgcccaatctggcaacactgcctgaacgtcctccaaaagtagctCAATCTGGCGGGAaaacagcccaatctggcaaccctacTGAACGTCATCACGCTTCAGCGTCAATGTAcggagaccaactgaaaacgaagcctgtgattctgaataaagtttaaattatATAGAAATTacgtttggatattattgaagatacagtgtgcagatttgttaaatggtttgaacgaagataaacggttgaaaattgataatattttaaaagtagaatatcttaaaaagtattaaatatttaaaaaaatatgaaaagaagcgcgcgattccaagctattctgaacttAAAATGTTAATGGAGTCTCtggtgaaaaattgaggaaggcgATGATAAGAgtataataaagaaagaaagaaagaataaaacttatgaagaacaatagttgagcgcttcATGCAGCACTCATTATATGTAATTATTACATTAAATTAAATGCAATAGCACTCGAGTGGATATGTATCAGCGGTTCATGCTCAAATATccgcccctcacacacacacacacacacacgcacacacgcacacacgcacacacgcacacacgcacacacgcacacacgcactacacaccctacacacactacacacactacaaacATATTATGCATCTAAGCACCGCCCAGAGCAAAGGATCTTGAAGATCTGGAAATACTGGAAAGTCCAGCATTGCATTACCAGGAAGTCAGGGGGAAACAAATACTACACACCACATAAGTGAACCAAGCGGTCAGGTCTTTGTATGTGGCATAACGTCGAATATGGCCGCTTTCGAAACGGAGCATTCTGCACTCCTTAAAATGTCATCTGCCGCGTTTTACGCTTGTAGTTCGTTTTTGATCACAGTAGTAAACAAAATTGTTCTCACGAACTTCAGGTAGGTGGCGCGTTAATGCAAATGATTGTGGCATTTGTTGATATATAACTTTTTGTGACATCAAATGTATATTTAATTGCACGCACTTTCTAGATTTCCTTCATACATCTGTCTTGCAATTGGTCAGGTATGTAGCCTATGGGTCTATTTGGTTGGCTTTTTTATTCCTATCCACTGGCTGAATGATGGTCATTGTATTAACTCATGTAATCCTCCTAGATGATCACCACTATTGTAATCCTGTATGCTGCAAAAATGAACCAAACTGTTCATTTTCAGGAATTTGACCGAAGTGTTTTTATTAAAGTAAGATATCTTTATTTATCAGAAGTAGATATGCTATATTTCAAATTGAAGGACTGTTAAAGTTGTTGCTGGAATACTAACTTTTGATTAATTTTGGTGATAGATTTTCCCTCTCCCTTTACTGTATGTTGGAAACCACATAACAGGACTCGCAAGCACAAAAAAATTAAGGTTTGACATCCTTGTCTTCTGTTAAAAAATCTTGCTTGGTTTGTGTTGTATTTTTGTCCCATGTTTAAAAATCTCTTGTTTTCTTTACAGCTTACCCATGTTTACAGTGTTACGAAAATTCACCATCTTAATAACGATGATAATGGAAGTGTTTGTATTAAGGTGTGTATTCTTCAATACATTTTCAATTGATTTCATCCTGTTTTAATCAAAGACAAAGAGTAACAATGGAGAGCAGGTCGATAAGAATATGTCATTTTGGATTGAAACGGCTACTTGAACAATGAAGAGAAATGTTCTGGGAAGTAGTGAGACTTTGAGGGGGTAATGGTGTTGTTCTGCATCGGCTTTCATTTCCAGTGAAAGTTTGTTGTTTTATGTCTTTCAGAAAAACCTTTTCTCAGAACCTGGTCTACAGTGTGGTGGCTATAGTGGTCGGTACCTTGATTGCTGCCAGGTGTGTGTTATGATAGCATGGATGCTCAACTGGAATTATCAATTAACTCAATAAACTAATCCAATAAGCGCTGACATTGCAGAATTCATCACCTGCTCTGGCCATAGAATTTGGCCAAGTCTCCCAGCACACTTTGGTTGGCAACTCCTACCTGTGTCTTGTGTGACTGAGTTTAAATGTGGCAGAGCAACTGCCATACTTCCGTCAGTGTGACAGTGGAAACAAGCCATCACATACAgcccacatttacatttattactACTTAACTAGAGAGTGTGTTTATGGTTATTTTGTATGATAGCAATCTTTCTCATCAGTATGTGGATATTTGCATCTTACAGCTCTGTGTATGCAATATGTATATCAACTATTGTAGCTAAGACTGGGTCAGATAGGcctaatgtattatttatttggtAGAAAGTGACACCCAGGTATAATGAGCCATGCTGgatgttattattactattaattaCTATTTTGTCCTTTAGCTGACgttcatccaaagtgacttggcATCACATACATTTCATTACTGAGCCGGTGAGGCCATCTTGCTCAAAGATGCCTAGTTAGGCTATGGACATTGCGAATGGAACCCGCTCACATTTGGGCTTGGAGTTGTTCACCCTATTGCCACTCCACTTTTCCTGCTGCCCAATATTAATAACTCAAAAGTATTGTTATTTCAACTCCATCAAACGTAAATCTTCTATGTTTTCCATGTAGCTCTGACCTGGCCTTCGATATAGAGGCCTACACCTTCATCCTCCTCAATGACTTCTTCACAGCTGCCAACAATGTGTACACCAAGAAGAAGCTGGGCAGCGATGTAAGCTTCTGTTTAGCCCTTCTATTCAGGTCCGCAACCACCCTGCTCTgcttgggggggagggtgggggttgcGGGGATGATGAATCTGTGCTTGTAGATGAGCCACGTAGATCGGAGGGTTAAGGGGTGGAGTTTGATTGAGGGGAACGGTGCATAATGGTAGTGGATGGCAGTAAGAGAGCACAAgcgagagatagatagagatcgATTTTGACTAAGGGTTAAACATAAACACTTGCCGTGCAACCAGGCAGCAAAATAGTATGAACAGCAAGAGAAAAGTAATTTCTTGTTAGGCCCGTTTATCATAGCTGAATCTAAAAATGTTTCAGTTATTTGTTGGTTCTTTGTGTTATCGTttggggacagggggagggcatTTTCAAAATGAGTAATGGGCTTTGAATCAGCCATGCTATCTATTCGCTGTGACTTTTCTAAATTTTCTACCTTGTTCTTTGTTTCTGGGGGATGGCAGTTTAAAATGTTGGTGGGCAAATCCCTGCCAAATGAAACCATGCGTTGCTTCTATTACTTTTATATTTACCTTCCCCTCACACAACACGTGTGGGTCTTAATGGGTGTTAGTAGTACCCCTctttgctatatatatatatatatatatatatatatatatatatgtaattacATTTTGGGGTTTTATTATGCTATTTAACACACCCTGTTAAAGTTAAGAAATGTAAGTCTATGCGATGGGAGTTGTGCTTAGTATGGACCTTTTCAATAATACAATAGCCAAGGTCCCATAGATTCCAATGCACATTTCACTACAATTAGGTACATCATGCAATAAGAGAACGTTTTTTTcaagaattacattttattgtaaGCATTTTCTATGTGTCTATTTTCCACTTCAAAGGGTCTTGGGAAATACGGTGTGTTGTATTACAATGCGGTGATCATCGTCATCCCTACAATCTTGGCAAGTGTTCTAACAGGGGATTTAAACAAGGTAAAATTGACATCACTGTGAATCCCTATAAAAGACCCATCAATTAACTGAATAGTGATAATATGATTATGTGATTAATAGTGACCATAATTTTTCTGGTTGTATCTACTTTACAGTTTGTTTATTCACTTGAAAAGTGATTTATTAATAACAATTAATAATTCTTAATTGGTTCCACAGGCAATAGCCTTTGAAAATTGGGGGAACCCCACTTTCACTATTTGTTTCCTTCTGACCTGCATAATGGGGTACGCTCATGATTTTTTTTCTGTACAATGTCTATGcggttacagtttttctcagtcgctttggtacatttgtcgaatcatcctcaacatttgcaaaacagtaaatgcatttctcaaaacaattcgtacaaatagccaaacaccatggattacctgcaaaagccagtGCAAAAGCCACTAatccttagttcatctctcaaaagtaaatatctgtgtcaaggaacatgtcagtgccatcagaatgacaagtccttgtgtcattgtgtacggaaaagacagtcaaattgcttagtcatgttgtcaatataacagtgtactttggagggatgttctgatgtaaactatggctaaagttttgaagacaattactgtaaattgtaagttacaccttagtgtatgggggagattgattgcaagagactggacaagattcacatttatgCTTtaactgtttgtactgtaatttgttgacagactatgtcattgctagaaatgtgaacataggacaatccccttagggtaaactgtacattcattgctgtaggaattacagtgtaGTCTTCCTACAcgtcctgacgttcctgtctgttgggccacaaattctcattctcacgcagcctcactcctcttcctcttcttcttctctctggctgttgaccccttccaattccttgtccttccattgtcagacaacgtaacattgtgttgtgctccaacTATATGTATATACTTGTCAGTTCATGGTTCacgagatgcacctttgagctatttcagtaaactggttgatcgttggttgatctaacgcttcacacatttcccttctttagagaaagtcaagaatcacctggtagcaatttacctattcaggacagattttttttaaaaaaagtctaatggaaatgtatagaaatatggcTGACATATTATgtcaacttgttcaaccattttgcatgtaattACTTATGCAATGAACCAATGCCTAattgttgtgggggtgagactattcaatagagacccattgcaatacattttgatcaacatgacatgagcaattgataatgtaggaaagagcagagaatcgtacataatcatttgaatGAATGCACCAAAggatttgcaacttgttcaaagaaattagGAACTGCTTTTTtaatgtgcacaagtgacacaatgatgtgaagactgaacaggtagttttgagaatttcaaatctgatctgagaaatgtaccaaagcaattgagaaaaactgtaatagaAAAACACCATTACATGATTACAGTGGGGATTTTGTACTTTTTCTCTTAAAATGTGCATGCAGATATCCCCTATATTTGATTACACTTTGAAAATTGAAAATAATCTGTTGATAAAACAACTGCTTTCTACAATTATCATCAAAAGTAATGCATGTACTCTTCTCTTTGTTAAATAATGCGTGTTTTAATACCTGCTGTGCTCCCCCAGCTTTGTTCTTATGTATTCCATAGTTCTCTGCAGCCACTATAACTCAGCGCTTACTACAACAGTAGTGGGAGCAATAAAGGTATGATAAATAAACATAGTAGCCTATCTACAAGTCACATCAAGCCGTATTCAAAAAGTTGGATGAACATACATGTTAAATGTCTCCTCAGAATgttgcagtagcctacattggAATGTTCGTCGGTGGTGACTACCTGTTCTCCTGGCCAAACTTCCTGGGTCTAAGTATATGGTATAACTCTATTTTTTCAATTCCAGTTAATACTTTACTCAAACTAAGATCAAAAACACTATCTCCCAGCTTCAAAAGGTCCACATGGTCCACATGGAGTTTTTTTTCTCTAAATTATAagataggcaaggcaaggcaaggcaactttatttatatagcacttttcatacacaaggcagactcaaagtgcttcacatataaacattgtcatacaataaaataaaataataggtaagtaaaagaaaaacatatgcaaaaaatagaaagttaaaaaggcattttagtattaaaatagaaaataaaggcaaagttaaaaaagctttttagaaagtgcaatgtatttaagatttagcagaaagctatagcaaacataaaagtcttcagtcttgttttaaaggtgctcagagttggggcaagtcttaaatcctctgggagtttattccagctatttgttgcatagtaactagatcctgctttcccatgttttgtgtttactctggggataattaacagattggtctcagagcttcttagtggtctaaaaggctgatgtagtggaagcatatcagttaaatattttgggcctaaaccatgtagggatttataggtaagcaacatgattttaaaatcaattctctgacctacaggaagccaatgtaacgatttcagaattggtgtaatatgatcaaattttttggtctttgttagaactctagcagcagcattctgaacaagctgaagcttcctcagagtttgttttgggagacctgtaaggagaccattgcagtaatcaagcttactagtgataaaggcatgtacaagtttttgtaagtcttcggtggacatgagccctctaagtcttgctacatttttaaggtgataatatgccgattttgtaactgatttgatgtgactgtcaaaatgtaaatctgaatccatgataacccctagatttctggctttgattgaggttttcagggagagagagtgaaggtgttgggttactttaagcctttctgttttagaaccaaatacaattatctctgttttgtcctcatttagttgaaggaaatttcggcacatccattccttcacttgctcaatgcactggcacagcagatctatgggccgatagtcatttggtgatagcgatacatagatttgcgtgtcatcagcatagcaatgatggtcaatattgttattttgcatgatttgccctagtgggagcatgtagatgttgaataaagagggtcctaagatcgaaccttgtgggactccacatgtcacgttggttgattctgatacaaagtcgccaatggaaacaaagtagttcctattttgtaggtaggacctgaaccaatttaagacagtgactgaaagccccacccagttttctaacctttccagaagtaatgtatggtctacagtgtcgaatgcagcactgaggtcaagtaacattagtattgaggttttgccagagtctgtgttaagacggatttcgtttacaactttaataagggcggtctcagtgctgtgcaggggtcgaaatcctgattggaaggtgtcatagcaaccagttgatgccaggaagtgattaagttgctggaggacaactttctcaatgattttacttatgaagggtagatttgatattggtctgtagttgttaataatagaggcatctaggctccgcttttttaaaaggggtttaataactgcagttttcaaagcttttgggaaattgcctgactggagagagttgttaactatctgcaatatgtctactgctaggcagtagaaaacattcttaaagaggttggtaggtatagtatcaaggcaacaggtggatggctttagttgtgtcacagtttccacaagattttgagagtctataacattaaagcatgccatccttgccacgtaatttttgcctgaacagggtggtagtccaacatttttgtttgaagtggagatattgatggcgcgtctgataccttcaattttatcaatataaaaagctgcaaactcattgcatttctgcgtggaatggagatcaggtggaatttctgttggggggttggtcagtctgtcaacagttgcaaatagggtttttgcattattagtgttggttttaatgatattggagaaaaatgtttctctagcattttttaagtctaaattgtaggcacggaggctctctttatagatatcatggtgaatatgaagttttgttttacgccagatgcgttcaaccttcctgcattcttttttctgtgctgttacagaagcagcttttctccagggtgccttttgctttccagaaatcgttttaaccttataaggtgcaatgacatctatgactttcaaaattttcaaattaaagttttctacaagatcatcagcagaacatgggtttagaggtggtagcaaggagatggcctttttaaaaagtacattagaatcttcattgatataccgttttttgacagtgttcgtttttgtctgtatgtcgggaattaaagatatgttaaagaaaacacaaaagtggtcagacaaggaaggatcagtcacagagagatcagaaacattgaggccctttgtgataaccaggtctagagtgtgccccttacaatgagtagcctctttcacatgttgagacagttcaaatgtgtccaaaatggcaaaaagtttttttgcacacttgtcattcgaatcatcagtatgaaaattaaagtcaccagttataactagacagtcaaattctgtggagatgctagacaataattctgtgaagtcatcgaaaaaatttgcaattaataggagaactcagggggagcatttcaatacagcactaaggtattcgaacgatggaaaatcaccaaataacatcccctgaaatacatttttaaatatagcagcaacccctccaactctttttccagatctacatgcatcaaaaaagttatagttgggaggagctgtctctatcagaacggttgcactgttaatttgttccagccatgtttcagttaaaaacataaaatccagtttagaagtggtaataaaatcattaactaaaaatgatttgttattaagagacctcacattaagtagagccatcctgatggtgttgttgataggctttaaggttgtttttggtttggaggcaatagatatgagatttgtgaggttagcagtgtgtccaagtttccctttgtttactctcttagtggttacagcatgaatgcgaaagttgccctgctttgacgtaggcaaccttgggttcagcagattatgtgaaacttcctttatactgtgtctacggctgaacccttttttgtctcagtaatactcatgactactatcagtatagggggggggctggggcgccatcctcttgggtgttatca
The Gadus macrocephalus chromosome 6, ASM3116895v1 DNA segment above includes these coding regions:
- the slc35d2 gene encoding UDP-N-acetylglucosamine/UDP-glucose/GDP-mannose transporter isoform X1 codes for the protein MAAFETEHSALLKMSSAAFYACSSFLITVVNKIVLTNFRFPSYICLAIGQMITTIVILYAAKMNQTVHFQEFDRSVFIKIFPLPLLYVGNHITGLASTKKLSLPMFTVLRKFTILITMIMEVFVLRKTFSQNLVYSVVAIVVGTLIAASSDLAFDIEAYTFILLNDFFTAANNVYTKKKLGSDGLGKYGVLYYNAVIIVIPTILASVLTGDLNKAIAFENWGNPTFTICFLLTCIMGFVLMYSIVLCSHYNSALTTTVVGAIKNVAVAYIGMFVGGDYLFSWPNFLGLSICMSGGLVYSYFTFYKTAQTEDPEKQQSILLEDTLTLSSKVGDN
- the slc35d2 gene encoding UDP-N-acetylglucosamine/UDP-glucose/GDP-mannose transporter isoform X2; amino-acid sequence: MITTIVILYAAKMNQTVHFQEFDRSVFIKIFPLPLLYVGNHITGLASTKKLSLPMFTVLRKFTILITMIMEVFVLRKTFSQNLVYSVVAIVVGTLIAASSDLAFDIEAYTFILLNDFFTAANNVYTKKKLGSDGLGKYGVLYYNAVIIVIPTILASVLTGDLNKAIAFENWGNPTFTICFLLTCIMGFVLMYSIVLCSHYNSALTTTVVGAIKNVAVAYIGMFVGGDYLFSWPNFLGLSICMSGGLVYSYFTFYKTAQTEDPEKQQSILLEDTLTLSSKVGDN